The Cydia pomonella isolate Wapato2018A chromosome 9, ilCydPomo1, whole genome shotgun sequence sequence GAAAAATTCTTAgaagtaggtatttacctagtctaagcttaggaatgcataattcattttaatttggtctAAAGCGCTTTACTTTTatgcaaacaaaacaaatcaaaatgttaTCGAATTTGATTAATGAGTATTTATGTTatggtttaaagtttaaattcatcaaaatgacttaactttcaatatcgtccagaatttaaaaaaatgttatatctgCTTCCTTGTTCTTCCGTTTATTCAGACATCAGTAAACAGAACAATATCTTTTATACGGATTAGATCGAGATTTAGGTTTCAAATCCATTGCGTATTTTCAAATTTGCGCGAGCGCCACGTGACACGACTATCGTGATCGTGCGAGCCGAACGGCAGCCCGCTGCTATACGCCTGCCCGGGAGGCACGCCGGCCAAATATACCTAAAGTGCGTAGTGACACCCCCCTATCAGTGCCTtaccgcaaactaaatccgatcagctgacgcttcggcgccatcttgccgcgaaccaaactgcgaaatcgccgtgaagttgtgcgagtgtgcagtccaaagaatataatactcactagtggagtctacgtcaacgtcgcggtatgttcgctccgcgaagtcgcgccgcgattcacgcgcatagtctggagggggctttaTGTTCAGCATGAAAAAATTGAGGTTATGTTGTTGGACCCCGTgatcaaataataacaaaactatTTTTACTTGACTTGGCACTTGCAGTCACTGTTTAATTTACAATGTTTCAAAAATCATATGCCCAATGAATTGTCTTTAATTCGAGAACTATTGTAATGGCTAATATTAGCAATGAATCCAAGTTTCCTGATTACTACGAAGTTCTACAGTGCCATAGAACTGCCTCAAACGAAGAGCTGAAGAAGAGTTACCAAAGTCTTGTATTGTCTACTCATCCAGATAAAGTAAGTTGTAATGAAGACCGTTTCCTGCTTATACAAAAAGCGTGGAATGTGCTTCGGGATCCTGAATCAAGAAAAAAGTATGATGCACAGTTGTCCAGTTCAGAGCATAATAATTCTGAAGTACTTTTATATGATGTGATAACATTGAAAGACATGGATTTTGATGATGGCGTATATACTTATTTGTGTAGATGTGGTTCAAATTATGTGCTCGAAGAAACGGACAGACATGACAAAGAACAATCAGTGATCATTGACTGTGATGAGTGTtcattttcattaaaagtaaattGTTGAATAATCACAATTTTAAGAAATCTGGTTAGATGtatatttgttatatatttatgtatatttaaataaaattgtacattaatgtaacatgattatcatttatttcagattaaaACACCtatttttataagatttttttaatggtggATCTTAGTGGAGAGTTGGAGGTGAAATATGAAGAgtgtatgtaagtaaataaataaacttcttAGTATTGTCAGATTATGCTCCAAgctacaaacatacatacacatgtAGCATTTGATTTAAATGTAGGTACCATTAGTGCTGTTTTCAATTAAATCAATAATCAATAGTAGTGGTAGTAATAGTAAGAGTTGCCATACATCCCGTGTTTGTGCCCCTGTAATGCGATCCCTACTAATAACCCACTTGTCAACTACCCCATTGTCACATATCAgttccgaataattatggcaaccctagtaATAGTGGTAATAGCTGTAGTTTAGTAGTAGAAATTCTGTGCTATGCTGACATTGATGAGTTACTaactaataatttttgtttctaTACTGGTTTGTATTGACTACAAgacaatgtttttattataaggtGACAAAACTTGCTATGTGAATAGTGTTTTAAGACATGTGAAAATAATTGTTTGCGTGAGGTATATCAATCAACACATTTACTGCCAGAGTGAGCTAAGCACTCTAAATCTGTGGCAGATAACATGTTTTTTCTGCTTTATAGCAAAAAGCGCATATGAACGGAGAATCCGCCTCGCAGGTCGCTGATAatgaattttttaaagttcagtTAAGGCCTATGAGACAATGTCTATAGACATTGTGCACCTGGAAAGCTAACCAGTACTGAGGTCCTGTCTAGGAGTTAGTTCAAGACTACTCCCCTGGAGGACTAAGAGGAGCCCCTGGATTAGTAGGCACACATACATTATAGTCTGGGGCTGTTAAAATGTGTACAGTCCCTGGGGTAACTTTCAGATTTGAGCCTGGCAGTGAGATGAGAATTTTCAGAACAAAATTTGGGCAGACTTATTTGGAAATGGTCTTATGCTTGCCAGGCCAGGCCAGGTATGGACAGCCTATAttacacataaatatatataaatacataagcCCCAATTAACTTTTTAATCTTTGTCAATTTGATAGAGTTAAATTTAACCCATTAGCGCCCACACCCACTTGGGAACCCACCATTTTTCTATCATTGTTAGGTGAAGTAACAGTAGAAAATCTATTAAAACGCCGTAACCCAGGTGTACCTAAGGGTGTACAATGGGCAGTAATGGTTTAAGCTAGATAATTTGTATACTTGGTTATCAAGAGATTAAATCTATTAGGGatgaaaacaacaaaataagtcTCATACTTTTAATAATACCATTTATTTCACAGTTAGAGctagtacataaatatatatctttaaGGGGTAAAGATTAATTATGCTTAATCATTATAATATGGTGAACTCATTATAATCAATGACTACATTAACAATTTATTCTAAGGTAGaattttgtacaatttttaacaatataagGTACAAGATGAATGAAATCAGAGTGCTGATAGTTAAATAACAGGTAAAACTAGCATTTTCATTTTTTCGCATAATAATTTCTAAAAGATCTAAGCTATCACATATGCATATTGTAATTGTATAAGGTATAATCCGCTCATTTGTAATTATACTTTATTGGCAAGACACTAAAAcaagaaataatacaataaattcaCATGTATTTTGTATAGAGAGTGAAGAGATAGagagataaaaattaaataattcattaggTATTGCAAGTCAGAAAGCGTAAAGCAATTTGCCATACTACAACGAATAGCAAACTGTTCTATTCAACATTATTGCCACCTCGTGCGGTGTTCTTAAAACACTGCAGGGTAGCAACTACATGTCACATCTCAATGGTCAATCCACTTCATGCACTCAAAGagattacaattttattgataaataatttcttaGCTCCAACGGCTAGTTTTTAAAGCAACTAAACAACCTAAACATGTTACTGTGCTTATTTCATTATAAGGACACATACACATTTAGGCTCTCGATTTATACGGCCCTATTTTAAAGACCTCTAATATGAGACGTTTAGTGAAATGGTTCACACTTCACAATGAATCAGAAACTATAAGCCTAATGTGCACGCGCCCTTACTATTAATAGCGGATTTACGAGCCTGTATGCGCGTATAactaacaaataattttaacatcgacatacacaaatatatacacaATTGTGCACACTTTTGTACTTTAAAATAAGATTCACATAAATATGCGATAAGTCCAATAAGGCAGCCATTTACAAGGCACACACTGCAAGCGTATCGTTTCACGGGTCGCACTCATCAACATAGTCTAACTTTGTTCACACATCGGTccatgaagtttttttttctttttgtctgCGTGGCAGCTTCTACGGGTGTATCTACGGTGTGGGGTTGTTCGTCCAGCATGCCCTCGCAGCTTTTGCATCGACGCGATTTAGTCTCTTCACTGTAGTCCAAGTTGTCGCTACTTTCAGATAAGCGTTCTGGTAGACTGTGGAGGGACTTCATCGGGGAGGCCGTTTGTGTGCTTCCGATGGACAGCTGGTCGCAACTAAATGAGAATACTGGCGAAGCTTTTTCTAAGGATGATTGGCGGCGTCTTCGCGgtctgtgaaaaaaaaaatcggttagCACTTCTTGCATGTACTTAGTTTACATTGCTATCCTGGCAGCCGACAGTTGTCCACGTCTGCTGCTAGACGTAAACCTCTCTCTCTATGAAATAATCATTACAGTTTACAGTGTTCGGTCTATTACTGCCCTCATCCAAAAGAGTATAATCTATACCAGTTGGTCTGTACATGTGACTCATGTGAGGATCCAACCCTCCCTGCTTCTACTACGAGTATTTTACTACAATCTCTTAAATGAAATTACCTAATAGGCGGCAGCGTGTAGCTGTCTAGTCAATCGTTCTTGTCACTGCCCCGGCTCTCGCACGAGGCCATGCGCTGGTAGTTGGGCGGCCCACGGCCGATGGTGGCTGTGCTCGGCGTACTGACGTCGCGGGATCTCAGGCCGTCCAGCCGGTTCGACAGATTAGACTTGCCGCGGAGAAAActgaaaattaaaaagtaaataaataagtatttatttatttgaatcttCGAGACAAAAATTGATGATATGCATGCCACTCTTCATTCAAACAATAGGTAGGTACAACTTTCAAGCCTCATAGTTTGACAATGTAGTGCTTTAACAGCTTAACATTCTTACTTGGTCGCGAACAATACGGTTTCATAGAAAATTTAGTCAGTAGAATGAGCTTATTGTAGAAGTTTTTTCTAGGAGCTGCAGTATCTTCTAATAAATTGTGTAGGTAGGGACCAGCAAAGGTAGGTTGTACCCAATGTACCCATCCTTATTTGCCACTGTCATGGTATAAACAAATAATCTGGTGTCTAGAATTATCCAACCAGAACCTGTTtgtattcgtaaacacaaaaaaaaacgagtGCTATAATATTTACAGATAATTCTTAGATGGGATGTATAAGTTACAGAAACCCTGGTCACCTTTCTAGTTTCTCGACGCAGGCATCCTGGTAATCGTGTATCCACCGCACAGCGTTGAACTTTGACACCGCGCGCATGTCCTCGGGCAGTTCCTCGGGCTCCGGCCACGCGAAGTTGTCGATAATCGGCACTATGTTGCACTGAGACTGCAACGCTGCCACTATCtcctgtaattttatattatttaattaatcaccGTACTCCGTTTCAGCTAGGACAAAAATGCTTTGTATGTCCGGCTGTTCCTCGACCTTGGCATGACCAAAGCATCTATTGGTTGCATTTTTCAAGAGATTCTCGTACAATTTGGTGAGTAGGTTTGATAATTATACTTAAAGATTTTTTGTTGGGGTATCAGTTTGtggttttatttcaaaatgaaaTCGGGTCGTGAAATctgcagctcacagagccattaGTGTCTAATTAAGTAGATCAGACAATTCCATAGGTAGGTAACCCTTCTATTTTTATATGAttgcttaagaggaaagagaacGGCCGATtctacatacaaacgtagtccccattttcctctctgaatattgatattttggaaattatttttacataatttgatgtatagtAACCATTTGATTACcgttacgtttgattttttcgatgtgtgaattattttaaaaattaggagTGTATTATAATTCCTTCTAACAcctacaataattaaaaaatctaacgtaAGGGCATAGTTATGGTTGATATACaagaaattgtgtcaaaatattttcaataatgttaatatccagtgaggaaaatgaggactacgtttgtatgaaaaggtgatttcgcgcgggtcctccacctTCGTCTTAATTAGAGAATATGAACATGATTACGATGTTCTAGCAGATATCGTTAATACGCTTTCGAAGACGCTACGTGGCATCATGTTTGCACTTTGTTGCGTTATCATTTATTAGGTTACGTTACGTCACGTTTCTTATCTAcactaagtaggtacattaccGTAGTAACAGTTTTAATTTGTGCTTATATTCGGGAGCTTACcaaactaaatataaatttaaactgaTTTAGGTAAATGGGccgaaataaaaagttaaactaaaattaaatcgaATAACTAGCAAGTTTTTGCTTACCCGATGGACCCAGTCCTTTTGTTCATTATCGTGCTTGCACCTGTCCAGTGCATATGGCGTTAGAACCAATAAGAAGTGCTTCGCTTGCCTTATGCTCTGTAGGAGATTATTGTCAAATTTGCCGGCTTCTAGCCTCTCTACATCGATGAATACTGTGAATCCTCTGAGCTGTAGGTGGACTTTCAGAAGACTGGCAAGCTGAGAGCCATTCGATCGTCGATAGCTCACGAATACGTCTAGATTCTTCTCAAGGTTCTCCTCTCCCTTGCTTGGAAGAGTGCTTTCATAAACTGGAAGCAAGAAATAAGATGCTTTAGGCCGAGTTATCATGAAATTTTCaatagtttaattaatttttactttgtttttgtttacaaagtTTTTCTGATGTAGGTATACATTGGAACACTCGTTACGAGAATGTTTACAAAGCTCTTATCGTAAATATATAACTGCGTTATTCTATCCAATAGATTACGCTTTTGATAATCCTAGTGGcgttaatgtaattttcatGTTTGACTATTATTATAACAGTTGACCTAGTATTTTCATAATATCTTTGATGTGCTATAACTTTGGACAATATTTCCATTGGAGTCTGTAactagttttataaattttataatcatcATAAAAAAAGATTGCGTCTCTAGCCTAAGACAGGAAACAGTTAAAATGATTAATGGTTAACTTACCTTTGATGGCATTTAGGATCTGTAGGCGGTGAATGCTGTTGACGATACGACATTCGTTCTCTAGTTGTTCATCGCTGAGGCCGCGGATGGATTCCTTGTCGACGCCAGCATTTAGCATGGAATACGTGTAGATAGTGTACTCTGGACCAATTCCTCCTAAGAACTCGTTGAGGCTACCCGTGTCTCTTGAACTGTAATCTGCCATTTTCTTCAACTGCTGAAGTTCTCTTGTGaatctgaaattaaaaaaatacccttTGAATGAACACGCTTTAAGTAAATTATGGcaatgtaaatataatttacaaaagTTGAGACCTACCTTTTTCGTTTGATTCCATTTTGTAAACCTATGTCTTCCTTGAGATTTTCTTCTGTCAGTTGCAGTAATAAATCTCCATCTACTCTACTCTCATAAAAGTTATTCGCGTACTCAGAGAATCCTATTTGTTTGACCCATTCTCGGACGTCCTCAATGGACCACAGGGGAACCTGCTGTGAAAGTTTGTGAGGCACTTCTTCCCCAATAAGCCGCAAGGCTTGTGCCGCATATTTGGACGCCACCGCGTTTGGACAGCTAGccactttttttaaagattcTATCGCTCCTATTTCTCTGAATATTTCAGTATTGCCCTGTTGTTTTTTGATACCAGCTTCCATACAGAAATGGAATGCTGCTAAATTTCTCGCTTCCTCCCTCTTCGAGCTGAGTACTGGCACGAGTCGTTGCAGCCAGGTTTTGCTCTGGCCGTGGGCATGTGCAAGATTCGATCGCGCGAACTCTGACGGATTATGCGTCGTAACGAAAGGTTCTACCAAATCTAATGTACCGGATTTCAGAACAGCAGCTTCGATTTCTTTGTTTGCTACTAGTACTGCGATGGCTAAGCAGGCGTAATACTTGATATTGTCGTCAGTGTGGAAAGCCAGGGGAAATAACCACATGGGAACTTTTCTTTTAATCATTGCCTCTTGGTTTTCGGCGCCTCCGTAGAGAGACAGATTGGCGAGCGCCGTCGCACAATGCCTTAAGGTTTCTACATCATTCTTTCTGCATTCGAATAGTACAGCATCCAAGCCTCCTAATTTGATCACATCACTGCAAGTACCTTCGCTGTGTTTGaataagtgttgtaaaattcCAGTGCCTATTCTAGAGTGGTCTACCGAGTTCGCGTGTTTTGTACAAACGCACGCTACGTTTACAACTTTTTCAAGGCCGTTTTCAACAACGTGCGCTCTGTTCTCAGTAGTTAGGCACTGTTCAAGAACTTTTGCTGATGAAAATTGTAAATCAGGATTGCTTGATTCTAGGCAGTTAGCCATTAGGATGTCCAAACCGCCGGATGTTCGAAGCGTGTTACAAAGGGAATATCCCAGTTCATGTCCGTATGTTGGTACTGCCCACGCTCTCCGCACTATCtcgtttaatttgttaaattgtaCTGAAGCATTTTTTCTATCAATCTGGTTATTCTTAACAGATGTAATAAAGGCATTCATTCTCGTTGAATATTTTGCTATGGCTTGTTCCACATCCTTCTGATTAGAATTTGCATTTAGCTTGTCTAAATCATCAAAATTTAAGTTAGTTAAGTCTTCGTCGCCTGGTTTTATCGTTCCGTTTAGCATCTGACTCATCTGCAATTCAAAATGTAAAGATGTTGAAAAATCGCACGTGTTTAATTAGGTTATGAAATGTCAATAAATATGGCGTAAGATTTTCTGCCCATAGACTTGTTTTTTATGGTAAACTTACCTGTGATGATAGCATTGTTTTTGTGGAGAGGTTCTTGCTGGAGATTGTCATGTTGGAATGCGCGACGCTGGAGTGCTCTTTATGGCTGAACATGCCGCTTGAGGTGACCGTGTGTAGCGCTTGCGTCGACGCCATAGCTTTTTTTTCTGCACTAAAAGCCTCCGTCTGTAGTTTGGAACTCGTAGCCGACATGTTCTTTGCTTCTTGAGACGTTATCTCACCCGCTTTTAGCGATCGCTGCTCCTAAAACCACAAAATGCCTCGTATCAATAAATTTAACCGCGAACAAAAACGCTAATGACTCTCTATTAGTATTCTAATTTGATGCGGCAACAAACTTGTCGAATTCCGAATAACTAATGGTCATACTGCGAGCATTAATTCTGGAAAATACGTTTGACCTCAGTACATGATGAACTTGTTATCACTATAGCCACTGTTATAATTTTTAACGCGATGTctcataaaacaaatatttggtTTGATAGTTACACCAGTTGCGATGCGCAATTTAGGTCTCGGACGTCGTCTCGAATAAGACATGGTTATGTTCTGAATACCACCGCGACGTGTCACAGCTCTAAGAGTACTACATTTATATCGGAAAACAGTCCCACGTAAAACGACTCGGATTATACGTCCTATCGCTTCTATTGGAAATAGGCCAATCGCGCGGAACTGGCGGGCTTTTCGTGAATATTTTAAGGTTTGTGTACAGACGTCATATGTTTAGAAGGTCGACAGCGAGAACTATTAGGAGAAATGCTCTCACCGAAGGATTCTGACTTTGAAGAGGGAAGCGCGAAAGGACGCCACGATGGACTGGCCACGGGGCCCCCCCGCCCGCGGACATTCCGCTTCTATATATAAGCGAACTATTCGTGTACTGTATCGCGCCTGCGCAATAATTGACTTCCGCATGCGCTCGCGCGCACGACGGTCAGGCGCCGACTGAGCGGCAACACAACGAGCGCGCGTCCAGCGATAAGCGCGCTTAGATAAATGCCCTCACCGGTCCTGGCGATCCTCCGCGCAGCATCCTGTTGGCCCATGCAACGATGCGCGCCATACTTCTACCTTACTCTATATTTGCGGAATTTCTCCATTTTAATGTTGTGCTTTCGAGGCAAGGAGTTGCGCCGTACTGAACATTTCGGCGCGGTTATTGACGCTCGTACTAGCACCGATATCGATCGGTGGCTGTCCGGCGAGGTCACGTCCTTCGGCGCGCCTTTCAGACTCCTACTAGCAGACGCGGTGAAGACACTTACGCTACTTCATATACGTATTTGTAGAACAAGGTTTTGCGCATGCGTAAATGCTTTTGTTGTGGGGGTTGCTTAGATACCAAGTGGCATCAGCATCATGCACATGTTTTGGGGCTCGAGTTAGAATGAACTTAGCACTGCCTCAAtgaaattttaatgttaaagtAAACTTACTTGTAGGTACGCCGCGTTCTGTTCGGCAGCGAGCCCCTCCGCTTGCAGCAACTTTCGTGACGCTCCAGCAGCACTTCTTTCCGCATACTGCAAATCTCCATGCTGCAGATGTTGCATTCGTGAGCTATTAGCTTTTGAATTTGAGGCACTGTATCCATCCGTCACAACCCGAGTAGAACTAGCCGACGAAACTTGTGCAGCGCTGTATTTGAGTTTGTTCGCCG is a genomic window containing:
- the LOC133521454 gene encoding NAD(+) hydrolase sarm1 isoform X5; the protein is MVFVEVDNMASYSTYSTGKPKIFFPKKIPDFSLDGSSSLKHNGSAKELASVMENLKKSSFSRREQALNTQVTSSSTQQMVSSTTSSSAASSQRMQGSSQRLQHQHRTASEMKASSMKSDLTELKSSISEMKNLSNTAASMNFNRLRSSMENIVDQGDIVGDNSLPDIRDLSDMGDITDMGNMCELSEDGPLVTFPESDTPPPVSENPLLPSLANAASINASLNSANKLKYSAAQVSSASSTRVVTDGYSASNSKANSSRMQHLQHGDLQYAERSAAGASRKLLQAEGLAAEQNAAYLQEQRSLKAGEITSQEAKNMSATSSKLQTEAFSAEKKAMASTQALHTVTSSGMFSHKEHSSVAHSNMTISSKNLSTKTMLSSQMSQMLNGTIKPGDEDLTNLNFDDLDKLNANSNQKDVEQAIAKYSTRMNAFITSVKNNQIDRKNASVQFNKLNEIVRRAWAVPTYGHELGYSLCNTLRTSGGLDILMANCLESSNPDLQFSSAKVLEQCLTTENRAHVVENGLEKVVNVACVCTKHANSVDHSRIGTGILQHLFKHSEGTCSDVIKLGGLDAVLFECRKNDVETLRHCATALANLSLYGGAENQEAMIKRKVPMWLFPLAFHTDDNIKYYACLAIAVLVANKEIEAAVLKSGTLDLVEPFVTTHNPSEFARSNLAHAHGQSKTWLQRLVPVLSSKREEARNLAAFHFCMEAGIKKQQGNTEIFREIGAIESLKKVASCPNAVASKYAAQALRLIGEEVPHKLSQQVPLWSIEDVREWVKQIGFSEYANNFYESRVDGDLLLQLTEENLKEDIGLQNGIKRKRFTRELQQLKKMADYSSRDTGSLNEFLGGIGPEYTIYTYSMLNAGVDKESIRGLSDEQLENECRIVNSIHRLQILNAIKVYESTLPSKGEENLEKNLDVFVSYRRSNGSQLASLLKVHLQLRGFTVFIDVERLEAGKFDNNLLQSIRQAKHFLLVLTPYALDRCKHDNEQKDWVHREIVAALQSQCNIVPIIDNFAWPEPEELPEDMRAVSKFNAVRWIHDYQDACVEKLESFLRGKSNLSNRLDGLRSRDVSTPSTATIGRGPPNYQRMASCESRGSDKND